From Micromonospora echinospora:
CTGCGGGTGCGGCACGGCCGGCTGGACCGACCGGTGCCCGCCAACGAGCAGGGCGGCACGCTGCGGGTGGAGCTGAACCACACCGACGACGGCGTGCTGCCGCCCGGCTTCCGCAACGAGTCGAACGACGCGCGCATCCTGTCTGTGGCGCTCAACCTGGCCGCCGAGGGGCGTGAGGTCACGCTCGTCAGCAAGGACATGCCGCTGCGGGTGAAGGCGGCCTCGGTCGGCCTGCGTGCCGACGAGTACCGGCACGGCCAGGCCAGCGACCCGACCTGGACCGGTATGGCCGAACTGGACCTGTCCGAGGAGGAGATCGGCCGGCTGTACGCGGGCGAGACGCTCGACGTCGACGCCGCGGCGGGCCTGCCCTGCCACACCGGCCTGGTGCTGCAGTCCGGGCGCGGCTCGGCGCTGGGCCGGGTGCTGCCGGACAAGACGATCCGGCTGGTGCGGGGCGACCGGGAGGCGTTCGGCGTGCACGGCCGCTCGGCGGAGCAGCGGGTCGCGCTCGACCTGCTGCTGGACGAGTCGATCGGCATCGTCTCGCTCGGTGGCCGGGCCGGCACCGGCAAGTCCGCGCTGGCGCTCTGCGCCGGCCTGGAGGCGGTGATGGAGCGGCGCCGGCACAAGAAGGTGATCGTGTTCCGCCCGCTGTACGCGGTGGGCGGTCAGGAGCTCGGCTACCTGCCCGGCTCGGAGTCGGAGAAGATGTCGCCCTGGGCGCAGGCCGTCTTCGACACGCTCGGCTCGGTGGTGCACGAGAACGTGCTGGAGGAGGTGACCTCGCGCGGGCTGCTGGAGGTGCTGCCGCTTACCCACATCCGCGGCCGGAGCCTGCACGACGCGTTCGTCATCGTCGACGAGGCCCAGTCGCTGGAGCGGGGCGTTCTGCTCACCGTGCTGTCCCGGATCGGTGAGGGGTCGCGGGTGGTGCTCACCCATGACGTGGCGCAGCGGGACAATCTGCGGGTCGGCCGGCACGACGGGGTGACCGCGGTGATCGAGGCGCTGAAGGGGCATCCCCTCTTCGCGCACGTCACGCTCAGCCGATCGGAGCGTTCTCCGATCGCCGCCATGGTCACCGACCTGCTGGAGGACATCCCCGGCTGAGCGCAGCCTTTGCCCCATTTTGTTTATATTTTAAAGGTGACGCAGATCACTTTTAGGCCCCGCCATTTCCCACCGGCCTCACTGTGCGCAATGGTGTCCATCGAGCGTCACCGACCACTCGGGAGCCGTACACGCCCCGCAGTCACACCGGTACCGGAGCGCTCGCGGCACGTCGGCGCGGCCCGGTGAGGCCACGCGCGTGCCGCGTCCCTGCCCCCGACGAAGGGAAACTTCGTGACTCGGCTGTGGAGCCGGTTCGGCGCCCGCACCGCCGCTGTCGCACTGCTCTCCGTGGGCGTGGCCGGCGGCTTCTACCTGGGCGAGGATCGCCAGACCCAGCAGCAGGGCCTGACCGCGCAGGTCGGCCTGGAGGTCGACCAGGCGGAGTACGCGTACCAGCGCGAACGGCTGTCCGACCACCGCGTGGACTCGTCCCGGCAGCGTGCCGCCGAGTACCAGGCGAAGCTGCGTGCCGCCGCGGCGGCGAAGGAAGCCGCCGAGCGGGCCAAGAAGGCCGAGGCGGCCGCCGCCACCCGCAAGAAGGAGCGGGAAGCGGCGGAGAGCGAGACGAAGGTCAAGCCGTACAACGGGCCGATCCCGTCCTCGTGCGCGGAGTACAGCGGCAACCGGAAGATCGGTTGCGCCATCATGCTCCAAAAGGGCTTCGGCATCGACCAGTTCCCCTGCCTGGACAAGCTCTGGACCAAGGAGAGCGGCTGGAACCCGAAGGCTTCCAACAGCTCCTCCGGGGCCTACGGAATCCCGCAGGCGGTGCCGGGCAACAAGATGAGCTCGGTGGCCGACGACTGGAAGACCAACCCGGCGACCCAGATCACGTGGGGTCTCGGCTACATCAAGGGCCGGTACGACACCCCGTGCGGCGCCTGGCAGAAGTCGCAGAGTTCAGGCTGGTA
This genomic window contains:
- a CDS encoding PhoH family protein; this encodes MTTRRTPAGAEQSPAATAPTRRTTRSRRSAAAEAEEPRPAGPAFVLDTSVLLSDPAAFHRFAEHEVVLPLVVISELEGKRHHPELGWFARQSLRMLDELRVRHGRLDRPVPANEQGGTLRVELNHTDDGVLPPGFRNESNDARILSVALNLAAEGREVTLVSKDMPLRVKAASVGLRADEYRHGQASDPTWTGMAELDLSEEEIGRLYAGETLDVDAAAGLPCHTGLVLQSGRGSALGRVLPDKTIRLVRGDREAFGVHGRSAEQRVALDLLLDESIGIVSLGGRAGTGKSALALCAGLEAVMERRRHKKVIVFRPLYAVGGQELGYLPGSESEKMSPWAQAVFDTLGSVVHENVLEEVTSRGLLEVLPLTHIRGRSLHDAFVIVDEAQSLERGVLLTVLSRIGEGSRVVLTHDVAQRDNLRVGRHDGVTAVIEALKGHPLFAHVTLSRSERSPIAAMVTDLLEDIPG
- a CDS encoding transglycosylase SLT domain-containing protein; this encodes MTRLWSRFGARTAAVALLSVGVAGGFYLGEDRQTQQQGLTAQVGLEVDQAEYAYQRERLSDHRVDSSRQRAAEYQAKLRAAAAAKEAAERAKKAEAAAATRKKEREAAESETKVKPYNGPIPSSCAEYSGNRKIGCAIMLQKGFGIDQFPCLDKLWTKESGWNPKASNSSSGAYGIPQAVPGNKMSSVADDWKTNPATQITWGLGYIKGRYDTPCGAWQKSQSSGWY